One part of the Glycine soja cultivar W05 chromosome 11, ASM419377v2, whole genome shotgun sequence genome encodes these proteins:
- the LOC114377434 gene encoding beta-amylase 3, chloroplastic-like — protein MALTLRSSISLASQKETKLQKPDDEVPTKVFNFAKANPSFRLRAKSSMQQTHVTGDNNKNKNNNFNSEVTMINEKREKVHAPSVAHSHNDSMRVPVFVMLPLDTVTMGGTLNKPRAMNASLMALKSAGVEGVMVDAWWGLVEKEGPLKYNWEAYAELVQMVQRHGLKLQVVMSFHQCGGNVGDCCSIPLPPWVLEEIRKNPEMVYTDRSGRRNPEYISLGCDSMPVLRGRTPLQVYSDYMRSFRHRFRDYLGSVIIEIQVGMGPCGELRYPSYPESNGTWRFPGIGEFQCYDKYMRASLEASTEAIGKKEWGKSGPHDSGQYNQFPEDTGFFKREGTWNTEYGQFFLDWYSTKLVEHGEKILVSAKGIFNSCGVKLSAKVAGIHWHYKTRSHAAELTAGYYNTRFRDGYLPIAQMVAKHGVVLNFTCMEMRDREQHEHCSPEGLVHQVKMAARTAGAELAGENALERYDAGAFSQVLSTSNSGSGLAAFTYLRMNRRLFEGDNWRHFVEFVKCMSEGGKRQRLPQSDSCGTHLYVGHITGIQKQQEQAQEVALV, from the exons atggcttTAACACTTCGCTCTTCAATTTCCCTCGCCAGCCAGAAAGAAACCAAACTCCAAAAACCCGATGACGAGGTTCCCACCAAAGTGTTTAACTTTGCAAAAGCCAACCCATCTTTCCGTCTTAGAGCAAAGAGTTCCATGCAACAAACACATGTCACAGGagacaacaacaagaacaaaaacaacaacttcAACTCCGAAGTAACGATGATAAACGAGAAAAGGGAGAAGGTTCACGCGCCATCGGTTGCACATAGCCACAATGATTCAATGAGAGTTCCCGTGTTTGTGATGCTTCCGTTGGACACTGTAACAATGGGAGGGACTTTGAATAAGCCGAGAGCAATGAATGCTAGTTTGATGGCACTGAAGAGTGCGGGAGTGGAAGGAGTGATGGTGGATGCTTGGTGGGGTTTGGTGGAAAAAGAGGGACCCTTGAAGTATAATTGGGAAGCCTATGCTGAACTTGTGCAGATGGTTCAAAGGCATGGCTTGAAGCTTCAGGTTGTCATGTCTTTCCATCAGTGTGGAGGAAATGTTGGAGACTGTTGCAG catTCCTCTACCTCCATGGGTGTTGGAAGAAATCAGAAAGAACCCTGAGATGGTTTACACAGACAGATCAGGGAGGAGGAATCCTGAGTACATCTCATTGGGCTGTGATTCAATGCCTGTTCTGCGAGGAAGGACTCCCCTTCAAGTCTACTCTGATTACATGAGGAGCTTCCGTCACAGATTCAGAGACTATTTGGGCAGTGTTATCATT GAAATTCAAGTGGGGATGGGTCCTTGTGGGGAGCTGAGATATCCGTCTTATCCAGAAAGCAATGGAACATGGAGGTTTCCGGGAATTGGAGAATTCCAGTGCTATGACAag TATATGAGAGCTTCCTTGGAAGCATCAACTGAGGCCATTGGGAAGAAAGAGTGGGGGAAAAGTGGACCACATGACTCAGGCCAATACAACCAATTTCCTGAAGACACTGGATTTTTCAAAAGGGAAGGTACATGGAACACAGAATATGGACAATTCTTCCTTGACTGGTACTCCACCAAACTTGTTGAACATGGTGAGAAAATCCTTGTATCAGCCAAAGGCATATTCAACTCATGTGGGGTGAAACTATCTGCCAAAGTAGCTGGAATTCATTGGCACTACAAGACTAGGTCACACGCGGCTGAACTAACTGCAGGCTACTACAACACGCGGTTTCGCGATGGATACCTACCAATAGCACAAATGGTGGCAAAACATGGAGTTGTGTTAAACTTCACCTGCATGGAAATGAGGGACAGAGAGCAACATGAGCATTGTTCCCCTGAGGGGTTGGTTCATCAAGTGAAGATGGCAGCCAGAACAGCAGGAGCAGAACTTGCTGGGGAGAATGCACTTGAGAGATATGATGCAGGTGCATTTTCTCAAGTTCTGTCAACAAGTAACTCTGGTTCTGGATTGGCTGCATTCACTTATCTGAGAATGAATAGGAGGTTGTTTGAGGGAGACAATTGGAGGCACTTTGTGGAGTTTGTGAAATGCATGTCTGAAGGTGGAAAGAGACAAAGGCTTCCTCAATCTGATTCTTGTGGGACTCATCTTTATGTTGGACACATCACAGGAATTCAGAAGCAGCAAGAGCAAGCTCAAGAGGTTGCTCTTGTGTGA